The following coding sequences are from one Lolium rigidum isolate FL_2022 chromosome 6, APGP_CSIRO_Lrig_0.1, whole genome shotgun sequence window:
- the LOC124660419 gene encoding probable mannose-1-phosphate guanylyltransferase 3, which yields MKALILVGGFGTRLRPLTLSFPKPLVDFANKPMILHQIEALKEVGVTEVVLAINYRPEVMINFLKDFEDKLGITITCSQETEPLGTAGPLALARDKLLDGSGEPFFVLNSDVISEYPFAELIQFHKSHGGEATIMVTKVDEPSKYGVVVMDDTTGVVEKFVEKPKIFVGNKINAGIYLLNPSVLDRIELKPTSIEKEVFPRIAADQKLYAMVLPGFWMDIGQPRDYITGLRLYLDSLRKRSAARLASGTHVVGNVLVHESAKIGEGCLIGPDVAIGPGCVVEDGVRLSRCTVMRGARIKKHACISNSIVGWHSTVGKWARIENVTILGEDVHVGDEVYSNGGVVLPHKEIKSSILKPEIVM from the exons ATTGAAGCTTTGAAGGAAGTTGGTGTGACAGAGGTTGTTCTAGCCATCAACTACCGTCCAGAG GTCATGATTAACTTCCTGAAGGATTTTGAGGATAAGCTTGGCATCACAATCACGTGCTCCCAGGAAACCGAACCCTTGGGAACTGCTGGCCCTCTTGCCCTAGCGAGGGACAAGCTTCTGGATGGATCTGGCGAGCCGTTCTTTGTCctcaacagtgacgtcataagTGAATACCCATTTGCTGAGCTCATACAGTTTCACAAGAGCCATGGTGGTGAGGCAACAATCATGGTCACCAAG GTGGATGAACCATCGAAATATGGTGTTGTGGTTATGGACGACACGACTGGAGTGGTTGAAAAATTTGTAGAGAAGCCAAAAATATTTGTAGGGAACAAGATCAATGCAGGAATCTACTTGTTGAATCCATCAGTCCTGGACCGCATCGAACTGAAGCCTACGTCAATTGAGAAGGAGGTCTTCCCTCGAATTGCAGCTGATCAAAAGCTCTACGCTATGGTCCTTCCAGGTTTTTGGATGGATATTGGTCAGCCAAGGGACTACATTACTGGCTTGCGCCTGTACCTAGATTCGCTTAGGAAGAGATCAGCTGCCAGGCTAGCCTCTGGAACCCATGTCGTCGGGAACGTCCTGGTGCACGAGAGTGCCAAGATTGGGGAGGGTTGTCTGATTGGTCCTGATGTTGCTATTGGACCTGGCTGTGTTGTGGAGGATGGCGTGAGGCTTTCCCGATGCACGGTGATGCGTGGTGCGCGTATTAAGAAGCATGCTTGCATCTCAAACAGCATTGTTGGATGGCACTCGACTGTTGGAAAATGGGCACGCATAGAAAATGTGACTATCCTGGGAGAGGATGTACATGTAGGTGATGAGGTCTACAGCAATGGTGGTGttgttctcccacacaaagagatTAAGTCGAGCATCCTGAAGCCTGAGATCGTCATGTGA